The Nocardioides humi genome includes a region encoding these proteins:
- a CDS encoding winged helix-turn-helix domain-containing protein, with amino-acid sequence MPTTQSLSLAQARRVALAAQGFLDPAHAVPTLRTFDRTLARTGVLQVDSVNVLQRAHYMPLYSRMGAYDVDLLRRAASGRNRRVVEYWAHVQAFMPVELWPAMRHRMDDYRSRRGKWFTVVEDDALEAALLAEIAERGASTARELDDGLPRTKDHWGWNWSRARRMLDYLFTTGDLAIAGRNSQFEIRYDLPERVLPAAVLDAPAMTAADAHVELVRRAARSHGVASAHCLADYYRIRIGEARVAIEELVAAGELERVEVQGWRRPAYLHREARLPRRVGARALLSPFDPVVWERDRAEALFDFFYRIEIYTPAARRVHGYYVLPFLLGERIVGRVDLKADRATSRLLVQSAWAEPHAPAETPAELAVELDRLAGWLGLAGVEVAPKGDLAPALKAERRRYA; translated from the coding sequence GTGCCCACCACGCAGTCCCTGTCGCTCGCGCAGGCCCGTCGCGTCGCGCTGGCGGCCCAGGGCTTCTTGGACCCGGCCCACGCGGTCCCCACGCTGCGGACCTTCGACCGCACCCTGGCCCGCACCGGCGTGCTGCAGGTCGACAGCGTCAACGTGCTGCAGCGGGCCCACTACATGCCGCTCTACTCCCGGATGGGCGCCTACGACGTCGACCTGCTCCGGCGCGCCGCGAGTGGGCGCAACCGGCGGGTCGTGGAGTACTGGGCGCACGTGCAGGCCTTCATGCCCGTCGAGCTGTGGCCGGCGATGCGGCACCGGATGGACGACTACCGGTCCCGGCGGGGCAAGTGGTTCACGGTCGTCGAGGACGACGCGCTGGAGGCCGCGCTGCTCGCCGAGATCGCCGAACGCGGCGCCAGCACGGCCCGCGAGCTCGACGACGGGCTGCCGCGCACCAAGGACCACTGGGGCTGGAACTGGTCGCGCGCCCGGCGGATGCTCGACTACCTCTTCACCACCGGGGACCTGGCGATCGCCGGGCGCAACAGCCAGTTCGAGATCCGCTACGACCTGCCCGAGCGGGTGCTGCCCGCCGCCGTCCTCGACGCGCCCGCGATGACCGCGGCCGACGCCCATGTCGAGCTGGTACGACGAGCCGCGCGCTCCCACGGCGTCGCGTCGGCCCACTGTCTGGCCGACTACTACCGGATCCGGATCGGCGAGGCGCGGGTCGCGATCGAGGAGCTTGTGGCCGCCGGCGAGCTGGAGCGGGTCGAGGTGCAGGGGTGGCGCCGCCCGGCGTATCTCCACCGCGAGGCCCGCCTCCCGCGGCGCGTCGGGGCGCGGGCGCTGCTGAGCCCGTTCGACCCGGTGGTGTGGGAGCGCGACCGGGCCGAGGCGCTCTTCGACTTCTTCTACCGGATCGAGATCTACACCCCGGCCGCGCGGCGGGTCCACGGCTATTACGTCCTGCCGTTCCTGCTCGGCGAGCGGATCGTGGGGCGGGTCGACCTCAAGGCCGACCGGGCGACGTCCCGGCTGCTCGTGCAGTCGGCCTGGGCGGAGCCGCACGCCCCCGCCGAGACGCCCGCCGAGCTGGCCGTCGAGCTGGACCGGCTGGCCGGGTGGCTCGGCCTGGCCGGAGTCGAGGTCGCCCCGAAGGGCGACCTCGCCCCGGCGCTCAAGGCGGAACGACGCCGCTACGCGTAG
- a CDS encoding response regulator, with the protein MGVGPAKESVRVVVVDDQELFRRGLTMLLGIEDGIEVVGEASNGVDGVALAISSVPDVVLLDVRMPKQSGIEACVAIKEAVPMTKIIMLTVSDDEADLYEAVKSGASGYLLKDSSIEEVAQGIRVVADGQSLISPSMAAKLIDEFKTMSKPDRPDALALKLTDRELEVLRFVARGLSNRDVGVQLAISENTVKNHVRNILEKLQLHSRMEAVMYAVRAKLVELD; encoded by the coding sequence GTGGGTGTGGGGCCCGCGAAGGAGTCGGTCCGCGTGGTGGTGGTCGACGACCAGGAGCTGTTCCGGCGCGGCCTGACGATGCTCCTCGGCATCGAGGACGGCATCGAGGTCGTCGGCGAGGCCAGCAACGGGGTCGACGGCGTCGCCCTCGCGATCAGCAGCGTGCCCGACGTGGTGCTGCTCGACGTCCGGATGCCGAAGCAGTCGGGCATCGAGGCCTGCGTCGCGATCAAGGAGGCGGTCCCGATGACGAAGATCATCATGCTGACCGTGTCCGACGACGAGGCCGACCTCTACGAGGCGGTCAAGAGTGGCGCCTCCGGCTACCTGCTCAAGGACTCCTCCATCGAGGAGGTGGCCCAGGGCATCCGGGTCGTCGCCGACGGCCAGTCGCTGATCAGCCCGTCGATGGCGGCCAAGCTGATCGACGAGTTCAAGACCATGTCCAAGCCCGACCGCCCCGACGCCCTGGCGCTCAAGCTCACCGACCGTGAGCTCGAGGTGCTCCGGTTCGTGGCGCGCGGCCTCAGCAACCGCGACGTCGGCGTCCAGCTCGCGATCAGCGAGAACACGGTCAAGAACCACGTCCGCAACATCCTGGAGAAGCTGCAGCTGCACTCGCGGATGGAGGCGGTCATGTACGCCGTGCGGGCCAAGCTGGTGGAGTTGGACTAG
- a CDS encoding MCE family protein: MSRRGTRRAAAALVLLLGGVTSGCGLTLEDVPLPGLVSGPTYRVTIEFADALNLPVDAPVRLDGATVGQVESVEAGDYVAEVEVALSTSVELRDSSRAEIRLTSPMGTAFVQLFPGETGAVLADGATLPVAATGSAPDVTDLLSALSTVVTGGSFADISTIIDQLDVALTGNAGDVRRLLGRLDTAVTDLNADFPRVDRLTASLDRLTTRLAGDLPAITRSLTDLTDLVTTFDQQREQLVAAMESLSRFDAVATPLTRAVRSDLVAQLRDMKPVLRSLLDGRKDIDGVLTGLVAFAEGSDRAAPGDFANFDLTFLLDLKALMATGDTR, encoded by the coding sequence GTGAGCCGCCGCGGGACCCGGCGCGCGGCGGCCGCGCTCGTGCTGCTCCTCGGCGGCGTCACGAGCGGCTGCGGACTCACCCTCGAGGACGTCCCGTTGCCGGGCCTGGTCTCCGGGCCGACGTACCGGGTGACGATCGAGTTCGCCGACGCCCTCAACCTGCCGGTCGACGCGCCGGTGCGGCTGGACGGCGCGACCGTCGGGCAGGTCGAGTCCGTCGAGGCGGGCGACTACGTCGCCGAGGTCGAGGTCGCGCTCTCCACCTCGGTGGAGCTGCGGGACTCCTCGCGCGCGGAGATCCGGCTGACCTCGCCGATGGGCACGGCGTTCGTGCAGCTCTTCCCCGGCGAGACCGGCGCGGTGCTGGCCGACGGCGCGACCCTCCCCGTGGCCGCGACCGGGAGCGCGCCGGACGTGACCGACCTGCTCAGCGCGCTCTCGACGGTGGTGACCGGCGGCAGCTTCGCCGACATCTCCACGATCATCGACCAGCTCGACGTCGCGCTGACCGGCAACGCGGGCGACGTACGGCGGCTGCTGGGCCGGCTCGACACGGCCGTCACCGATCTCAACGCCGACTTCCCCCGCGTCGACCGGCTCACGGCGTCCCTGGACCGGCTCACCACCCGGCTCGCCGGCGACCTGCCCGCGATCACCCGGTCGCTGACCGACCTCACCGACCTCGTCACGACCTTCGACCAGCAGCGCGAGCAGCTCGTGGCGGCGATGGAGTCGCTGAGCCGGTTCGACGCCGTGGCGACCCCGCTGACCCGGGCGGTGCGCTCCGACCTCGTCGCCCAGCTGCGGGACATGAAGCCGGTCCTGCGGTCGCTGCTGGACGGCCGGAAGGACATCGACGGCGTGCTGACGGGCCTGGTCGCCTTCGCCGAGGGCAGCGACCGTGCCGCCCCGGGCGACTTCGCCAACTTCGACCTCACCTTCCTGCTCGACCTGAAGGCGCTGATGGCGACGGGAGACACCCGATGA
- the hpf gene encoding ribosome hibernation-promoting factor, HPF/YfiA family, with protein sequence MDVVVTGRHCEISDRFRAHAAEKLTKLEKHDHRIIRVHVEVDCEPNPRQHDQAVHVELTAFSKGPVIRAEAAADDKMAALDLALDKMAAQMRKAADRRRVHRGRRTPVSVGKALSDAQATVVEEVEEDVAIERQVGPITVTGDGPLVVREKTHPASPMTLDQALYEMELVGHDFYLFVDKESERPAVVYRRRGYDYGVISLDVGGAE encoded by the coding sequence ATGGATGTTGTGGTCACCGGACGGCACTGCGAGATCTCGGACCGGTTCCGGGCTCATGCCGCCGAGAAGCTCACGAAGCTGGAGAAGCACGATCACCGGATCATCCGGGTGCACGTGGAGGTGGACTGCGAACCCAACCCGCGCCAGCATGACCAGGCCGTCCATGTGGAGCTCACGGCCTTCTCCAAGGGACCGGTGATCCGCGCCGAGGCCGCGGCCGACGACAAGATGGCCGCGCTCGACCTGGCGCTGGACAAGATGGCCGCGCAGATGCGGAAGGCCGCCGACCGTCGGCGCGTGCACCGCGGGCGTCGTACCCCCGTCTCGGTCGGCAAGGCGCTCTCCGACGCCCAGGCCACCGTGGTCGAGGAGGTCGAGGAGGACGTCGCGATCGAGCGGCAGGTCGGGCCGATCACGGTGACCGGCGACGGTCCGCTGGTGGTGCGGGAGAAGACCCACCCGGCGAGCCCGATGACGCTGGACCAGGCGCTGTACGAGATGGAGCTGGTCGGTCACGACTTCTACCTGTTCGTGGACAAGGAGAGCGAGCGGCCGGCCGTGGTCTACCGGCGCCGCGGGTACGACTACGGCGTCATCTCGCTCGACGTCGGCGGCGCGGAGTAG
- a CDS encoding AMP-dependent synthetase/ligase, with amino-acid sequence MSDTLAIRAEIEQEIAGLTLPIAFARTVAAEGDRAAYSDKVGVDLSAGYAPGWRTVGWTELREQALDVAGALMAAGVGAGDRVALMASNRIEHVVADLGAVHAGAVSMSVYNTLSPDQVAYVAGHAEPAVVVLESADHLARWERALGSTDALRTVVLIDAEAPAGDDRFVTWGAFLAAGADWRAAHGDELEARTAAISPDDPLTILYTSGTTGNPKGVVLTHHAVLYECACSLRVAAPTQDNDFISYLPFAHIAERTLGMYIPQINGAHIHLIADPALLLGALGEVHPTRFFGVPRVWEKIKTGVTAKLAAETDPEKRAQVDAALAVGLEYVEAQQTGGVVSPELEARFRAVDDGLLAFLRALLGLDRCEWAASAAAPMPLEVARFFAGLGMRIYDVYGMTETCAAVTACGPDQFRLGTVGRALPGIEISLAEDGEILARGPVSSQGYYKQDDATAALIDADGWVHTGDIGELDEDGFLKVVDRKKEMIITSSGKNIAPSNIENHLKESPIVGHALVFGEGRPYVVAVLTLDAEIAPLVAAQIGVPSGISLAELAQHPAILAVAQQAVDSANERLSRPEQVKAWELLPVEWTAESEELTPTLKLKRRVVHAKYADVLERLYA; translated from the coding sequence ATGAGTGACACCCTGGCGATCCGCGCCGAGATCGAGCAGGAGATCGCCGGCCTCACCCTGCCGATCGCCTTCGCCCGCACCGTGGCGGCGGAGGGCGACCGCGCGGCTTACTCCGACAAGGTCGGCGTCGATCTGTCCGCCGGCTACGCCCCCGGTTGGCGCACGGTCGGCTGGACCGAGCTGCGCGAACAGGCCCTCGACGTGGCGGGAGCGCTGATGGCCGCCGGCGTAGGGGCCGGCGACCGGGTGGCGCTGATGGCGAGCAACCGGATCGAGCACGTCGTGGCCGACCTCGGGGCGGTGCACGCCGGCGCGGTGTCGATGTCGGTCTACAACACGCTCTCCCCCGACCAGGTCGCCTACGTCGCCGGGCACGCCGAGCCCGCGGTCGTCGTCCTGGAGAGCGCCGACCACCTCGCCCGCTGGGAGCGCGCGCTCGGCTCGACCGACGCGCTCCGCACGGTCGTCCTGATCGACGCGGAGGCGCCGGCCGGCGACGACCGGTTCGTCACCTGGGGCGCCTTCCTCGCCGCCGGGGCGGACTGGCGCGCCGCCCACGGCGACGAGCTCGAGGCCCGGACGGCCGCCATCTCCCCCGACGACCCGTTGACGATCCTCTACACCTCCGGCACCACCGGGAACCCGAAGGGCGTCGTGCTCACCCACCACGCGGTGCTCTACGAGTGCGCCTGCTCGCTGCGGGTCGCCGCGCCCACCCAGGACAACGACTTCATCTCCTACCTGCCGTTCGCGCACATCGCCGAGCGGACCCTGGGCATGTACATCCCGCAGATCAACGGCGCCCACATCCACCTGATCGCCGACCCCGCGCTGCTCCTCGGCGCCCTCGGCGAGGTCCACCCGACGCGCTTCTTCGGCGTCCCGCGGGTGTGGGAGAAGATCAAGACGGGGGTGACGGCGAAGCTGGCCGCCGAGACCGACCCGGAGAAGAGGGCGCAGGTCGACGCCGCGCTCGCCGTCGGGCTGGAGTACGTCGAGGCGCAGCAGACCGGGGGCGTCGTCTCCCCGGAGCTGGAGGCCCGCTTCCGGGCCGTCGACGACGGGCTGCTGGCGTTCCTGCGCGCGCTGCTCGGCCTCGACCGCTGCGAGTGGGCCGCCTCCGCCGCCGCCCCGATGCCGCTGGAGGTCGCGCGCTTCTTCGCCGGCCTCGGCATGCGCATCTACGACGTCTACGGCATGACCGAGACGTGCGCGGCGGTGACCGCCTGCGGCCCGGACCAGTTCCGGCTCGGCACCGTCGGCCGGGCGCTCCCCGGCATCGAGATCTCGCTGGCCGAGGACGGCGAGATCCTGGCCCGCGGACCGGTCTCCTCGCAGGGCTACTACAAGCAGGACGACGCCACGGCCGCCCTCATCGACGCCGACGGCTGGGTGCACACCGGCGACATCGGCGAGCTCGACGAGGACGGCTTCCTCAAGGTGGTCGACCGGAAGAAGGAGATGATCATCACCTCCTCCGGCAAGAACATCGCGCCCTCCAACATCGAGAACCACCTCAAGGAGAGCCCGATCGTCGGCCATGCGCTGGTCTTCGGCGAGGGCCGCCCGTACGTCGTCGCGGTGCTCACCCTCGACGCCGAGATCGCGCCTCTGGTCGCCGCCCAGATCGGCGTCCCTTCCGGGATCTCGCTGGCCGAGCTGGCCCAGCACCCGGCCATCCTCGCGGTGGCCCAGCAGGCCGTCGACAGCGCCAACGAGCGGCTCTCCCGGCCCGAACAGGTCAAGGCCTGGGAGCTGCTGCCCGTCGAGTGGACCGCCGAGTCCGAGGAGCTCACCCCCACGCTGAAGCTCAAGCGCCGGGTCGTGCACGCGAAGTACGCCGACGTGCTGGAGCGGCTCTACGCGTAG
- a CDS encoding MCE family protein: MSRQLSELRRHRGAVLGVALFAVVALLLTSMVAGTLSRAQRGDAITLTAVFRDATGLRAGDDVRVAGVRVGRVTATRLGRDDERGLAVVTMSVSADQRLHDDVVASVDYLNLMGQRYVDLSRPERTADAGRLADGARIPLGRTRPALDLTAMFNAFEPIFDLLRPADINRLATNIVEVLQGQGPTLRHLLDQTAELTSGVVARDAALAKVVDNVTLVLDTTDEHRAEITRLVDGLASLTGGLAHDRDRIAISLDSLARLSATTADLVDTVRQPAVDVAVLSNPWFRYLAGRRDLLVQTGAAVPRQLDTYLRTLGYGSYLNVYVCTLAAGGAGIPATLDLGVTGNRHSKRCR, encoded by the coding sequence GTGAGCCGCCAGCTCAGTGAGCTGCGCCGCCACCGCGGCGCCGTGCTCGGCGTCGCCCTGTTCGCGGTCGTGGCGCTGCTGCTGACCAGCATGGTCGCGGGCACCCTCTCGCGCGCGCAGCGCGGCGACGCGATCACCCTGACCGCCGTGTTCCGCGACGCGACCGGCCTGCGCGCCGGCGACGACGTCCGGGTCGCCGGCGTCCGGGTCGGCCGGGTCACCGCGACCCGGCTCGGCCGCGACGACGAGCGCGGGCTGGCCGTCGTGACGATGAGCGTCAGCGCGGACCAGCGCCTCCACGACGACGTGGTCGCCTCGGTCGACTACCTCAACCTGATGGGCCAGCGGTACGTCGACCTCTCGCGGCCCGAGCGCACCGCCGACGCCGGCCGCCTCGCCGACGGCGCCCGGATCCCGCTGGGGCGGACCCGGCCGGCGCTCGACCTGACCGCGATGTTCAACGCCTTCGAGCCGATCTTCGACCTGCTGCGGCCGGCCGACATCAACCGGCTGGCCACCAACATCGTGGAGGTGCTGCAGGGTCAGGGGCCGACCCTGCGGCATCTCCTCGACCAGACGGCCGAGCTCACCTCCGGCGTCGTCGCCCGGGACGCGGCCCTGGCGAAGGTCGTCGACAACGTCACCCTCGTCCTCGACACCACCGACGAGCACCGGGCCGAGATCACCCGCCTGGTCGACGGTCTCGCCTCCCTCACCGGCGGCCTGGCGCACGACCGCGACCGGATCGCCATCAGCCTCGACTCCCTCGCCCGGCTCTCGGCCACGACCGCCGACCTGGTCGACACGGTCCGTCAGCCCGCGGTCGACGTGGCCGTGCTGAGCAACCCGTGGTTCCGCTATCTCGCCGGCCGCCGGGACCTGCTGGTGCAGACCGGTGCCGCCGTGCCGCGGCAGCTCGACACCTACCTGCGCACCCTCGGGTACGGCAGCTACCTCAACGTCTACGTCTGCACCCTCGCCGCGGGCGGCGCCGGCATCCCGGCCACGCTCGACCTCGGCGTCACCGGCAACAGGCACTCGAAGAGGTGCCGCTGA
- a CDS encoding MCE family protein, with the protein MSTTWARLAWPLRVVAAVVVLGLLLLGVRALAGDPAYHARLRHAAGLEPGDDVRMAGLKVGKVIAVTADRDQVDVRFRLTGSPEDLGVTEDSTVQVKLLSILGERFLSLAPGRGDPLADGRTIAVEHAVDSYTIERFWLESTPQVEALDLDRVQQAVGVLATDLDIAPETLRDALDGIAGVSAIANDREQQLDALLSSVRRVTELVLDQTDSLDRVLADGTTVLLMVQQRKETLRALLDDAHRFVTGLTALVRATAPELKPALRDLRSVLRVLDEHRAELDRTLELAGPTMRVFTNATGDGPWLGVNAPWAIVPDDLVCSITPEDCR; encoded by the coding sequence ATGAGCACCACGTGGGCACGACTGGCCTGGCCGCTGCGCGTCGTCGCAGCGGTGGTGGTGCTCGGCCTCCTGCTGCTCGGTGTCCGGGCGCTCGCGGGCGATCCCGCCTATCACGCACGCCTGCGGCACGCCGCGGGACTGGAGCCCGGCGACGACGTACGGATGGCGGGTCTGAAGGTCGGCAAGGTGATCGCCGTGACCGCCGACCGCGACCAGGTGGACGTCCGGTTCCGTCTCACCGGCTCGCCGGAGGACCTGGGCGTGACCGAGGACAGCACAGTGCAGGTCAAGCTGCTCTCCATCCTCGGCGAGCGCTTCCTCTCCCTCGCGCCCGGCCGGGGCGACCCGCTCGCGGACGGCCGGACGATCGCGGTCGAGCACGCCGTCGACAGCTACACGATCGAGCGGTTCTGGCTCGAGTCGACGCCCCAGGTGGAGGCGCTCGACCTCGACCGGGTGCAGCAGGCCGTGGGCGTGCTGGCGACCGACCTCGACATCGCCCCGGAGACGCTGCGGGACGCACTCGACGGCATCGCCGGGGTGTCGGCGATCGCGAACGACCGCGAGCAGCAGCTGGACGCACTGCTGTCCTCGGTCCGCCGGGTCACCGAGCTGGTGCTCGACCAGACCGACAGCCTCGACCGGGTCCTCGCCGACGGCACCACCGTGCTGCTGATGGTCCAGCAGCGCAAGGAGACGCTGCGCGCGCTGCTCGACGACGCGCACCGGTTCGTCACCGGGCTCACCGCGCTGGTCCGGGCCACCGCGCCCGAGCTGAAGCCGGCCCTGCGCGACCTGCGCTCGGTGCTGCGGGTGCTCGACGAGCACCGGGCCGAGCTCGACAGGACCCTGGAGCTGGCCGGCCCGACCATGCGGGTCTTCACCAACGCGACCGGGGACGGGCCGTGGCTCGGCGTGAACGCCCCCTGGGCGATCGTCCCCGACGACCTGGTCTGCTCGATCACGCCCGAGGACTGCCGATGA
- a CDS encoding MCE family protein, whose protein sequence is MSRRTVLGAAAAVVVLALLLSGARLVGWLGGDNPDDLVVTADFVDTTGVYVGNDVTYLGVKVGEIVRIEPRGTTMRVVLHLAPGTRVPADAGAQILQGSLVTDRFVELGPAWTGGPTLASGAHIDGDHTRSPATVDEIATAIDDLVRALDGGLGDEDQDGKGLGDVLASTARALEGNGPHLRAALAESRDALAMINAKDGELTAVTDSLVALVGTLAERDRTLRDFTHAAAGTGAVLADQRDELVATLDGLDRLTRLADRFLKENGAVLGDDLAGLADVVELVRSRQGSLAEAFDTMPTMAENFARAYDWDLGRLRVQFAFSAGPFSAMFRDHSCRVFAEALAGDAGSRLCGLLFDGQGTGLLDPILDGLYDGLPGAIP, encoded by the coding sequence ATGAGCCGCCGCACCGTGCTGGGCGCCGCGGCAGCCGTCGTCGTCCTCGCCCTCCTCCTGTCCGGCGCCCGGCTCGTGGGCTGGCTCGGTGGCGACAACCCGGACGACCTCGTCGTCACGGCCGACTTCGTCGACACCACCGGCGTGTACGTCGGCAACGACGTCACCTACCTCGGCGTGAAGGTCGGCGAGATCGTCCGGATCGAGCCACGGGGGACGACGATGCGGGTCGTCCTGCACCTGGCGCCCGGCACCCGGGTGCCCGCGGACGCCGGCGCGCAGATCCTGCAGGGCTCGCTGGTCACCGACCGGTTCGTGGAGCTCGGCCCGGCCTGGACCGGCGGCCCGACGCTCGCCTCGGGCGCCCACATCGACGGCGACCACACCCGGTCCCCGGCCACCGTCGACGAGATCGCGACGGCGATCGACGACCTGGTCCGCGCCCTCGACGGCGGCCTCGGCGACGAGGACCAGGACGGCAAGGGCCTCGGCGACGTCCTCGCCTCCACCGCGCGAGCCCTGGAGGGCAACGGCCCCCACCTGCGCGCGGCCCTCGCCGAGAGCCGCGACGCGCTGGCGATGATCAACGCGAAGGACGGCGAGCTCACCGCGGTCACCGACAGCCTCGTGGCGCTGGTCGGCACGCTCGCCGAGCGCGACCGCACGCTGCGCGACTTCACCCACGCCGCCGCCGGCACCGGCGCCGTCCTCGCCGACCAGCGCGACGAGCTGGTCGCGACCCTCGACGGACTCGACCGGCTGACCCGGCTGGCCGACCGGTTCCTGAAGGAGAACGGCGCCGTGCTCGGCGACGACCTGGCGGGCCTGGCCGACGTGGTGGAGCTGGTGCGCTCGCGGCAGGGCTCCCTGGCGGAGGCGTTCGACACGATGCCGACGATGGCGGAGAACTTCGCCCGGGCCTACGACTGGGACCTCGGCCGGCTGCGCGTCCAGTTCGCGTTCAGCGCGGGTCCGTTCTCCGCGATGTTCCGCGACCACAGCTGCCGGGTGTTCGCCGAGGCGCTCGCCGGGGATGCCGGCAGCCGGCTGTGCGGGCTGCTGTTCGACGGCCAGGGCACCGGCCTGCTCGACCCGATCCTCGACGGCCTGTATGACGGCCTGCCGGGGGCGATCCCGTGA
- a CDS encoding MlaD family protein: protein MTRPMTRPTPAEQAASSARMWRRRIRVAQTLILVILVAGVVYVADTVVGGSLFHHPYAVTVQLPQAAGLHEGSVVTYRGQRIGKVTDVRLSELAGVGVTAHLAIDPGVRIPRDSAMEVRNLSAVGEQYLDVRPRTDSGPYLADGATVPVSATSVPLGVPDVLAHAQELMSHLDVADVRTIAAETAAIFGDSEQDVDLRSLAIELESAFAMLRRLEPDLTVLAERAEQPLTTVADLSPEIRRLSADLEAVAQSLAAATPDIRRTVTTAIDLLPRLQRWWRAAAPELRRMLRDGVPLTEMAARHLRGLQHWLDWAPLQADVMAGSTRDGSGRVVLVPRILKNCVYDKSVQRDVQDTRRREPRTDVRCIDPPKGTQGRGSAEVPRQ from the coding sequence ATGACCCGGCCGATGACCCGGCCCACGCCCGCCGAGCAGGCCGCCTCGAGCGCCCGGATGTGGCGCCGCCGGATCCGGGTCGCCCAGACCCTCATCCTGGTGATCCTCGTCGCCGGCGTCGTCTACGTCGCCGACACCGTCGTCGGCGGCTCCCTCTTCCACCACCCGTACGCCGTCACGGTCCAGCTGCCCCAGGCGGCCGGCCTGCACGAGGGATCGGTGGTCACCTACCGCGGGCAGCGGATCGGGAAGGTGACCGATGTCCGCCTCAGCGAGCTCGCGGGCGTCGGCGTGACCGCGCACCTGGCGATCGACCCGGGTGTCCGGATCCCGCGGGACAGCGCGATGGAGGTCCGCAACCTCTCCGCGGTGGGCGAGCAGTACCTCGACGTCCGTCCACGTACCGACAGCGGCCCCTATCTCGCGGACGGCGCGACCGTCCCGGTCTCCGCGACGTCCGTGCCGCTCGGCGTGCCCGACGTGCTCGCGCACGCCCAGGAGCTGATGTCCCACCTCGACGTCGCGGACGTGCGGACCATCGCCGCCGAGACCGCCGCGATCTTCGGCGACAGCGAGCAGGACGTCGACCTGCGCTCGCTGGCGATCGAGCTGGAGAGCGCCTTCGCGATGCTGCGCCGGCTGGAGCCGGACCTGACGGTGCTGGCGGAGCGGGCCGAGCAGCCGCTGACGACGGTGGCCGACCTCTCCCCCGAGATCCGCCGGCTCTCCGCCGATCTGGAGGCCGTCGCACAGTCCCTCGCCGCCGCCACGCCGGACATCCGGCGCACGGTCACCACGGCGATCGACCTGCTGCCCCGGCTGCAGCGCTGGTGGCGGGCGGCCGCGCCCGAGCTGCGGCGGATGCTGCGCGACGGCGTACCCCTCACCGAGATGGCCGCCCGCCACCTGCGCGGACTCCAGCACTGGCTGGACTGGGCGCCGCTCCAGGCCGACGTGATGGCCGGCAGCACCCGCGACGGCAGCGGCCGGGTCGTGCTGGTGCCGCGGATCCTCAAGAACTGCGTCTACGACAAGAGCGTCCAGCGCGACGTCCAGGACACCCGCCGCCGTGAGCCGCGCACCGACGTGCGGTGCATCGACCCGCCGAAGGGCACCCAGGGCCGTGGCTCCGCCGAGGTTCCCCGGCAGTAG